One Argiope bruennichi chromosome 5, qqArgBrue1.1, whole genome shotgun sequence DNA segment encodes these proteins:
- the LOC129968960 gene encoding atypical protein kinase C-like has product MAQDNEIRIRTVYNGGIMITYILPTIILDEFYKEIREICKFSSEQPFTVKWIDEDNDPCTISSQEELDEALRLYEANHDSELTLHIFPNVPPIPGMPCVGEDKSIYRRGAGRWKRGKKYMVNGHEFEAKRFNRRAYCALCVDRIWGLGRQGFKCCKCKLLVHKKCHKLIKIPCGVVSERSFEPHPRDSVRGSPIPPRRRDIVNGEVSSVNSESVQNSIIKGKARLPRGINENEVSQDIDQASKEYDQEPHQYTLDDFDLLRVIGRGSYAKVLMVELRSTKRVYAMKVIKKELVSDEEDIDWIQTEKHVFETASNYPFLVGLHSCFQTPSRLFFVIEFVRGGDLMYHMQRQRRLPEEHARFYSAEISLALNYLHERGIIYRDLKLDNVLLDHEGHIKLTDYGMCKEGIAPGDTTSTFCGTPNYIAPEILRGEDYDFCVDWWALGVLLYEMLAGRSPFDIVGAAENPDQNTEDFLFQVILEKTIRIPRSISVKAQSVLKGFLNKNPAERLGCHPQSGFSDITSHPFFKSIDWNLLEGKQVPPPYKPKLETDRDLEHFDPQFTSEPVVLTPDDQKEIEKIDQSEFEGFEYINPLLMSMEDCV; this is encoded by the coding sequence atggCACAAGATAATGAAATTCGCATCAGAACTGTGTATAATGGTGGTATCATGATAACGTATATCCTTCCTACTATAATACTGGATGAATTCTATAAAGAGATCcgagaaatatgcaaatttagcaGTGAGCAACCATTTACTGTCAAATGGATCGATGAAGACAATGATCCGTGCACTATATCTTCTCAAGAGGAATTGGATGAAGCCCTTCGGTTGTATGAAGCAAATCATGATTCCGAATTGACCTTACACATATTTCCGAATGTCCCACCCATACCTGGAATGCCATGCGTGGGGGAAGACAAGTCTATTTATCGGCGCGGGGCTGGGCGCTGGAAGCGCGGCAAGAAATACATGGTGAACGGCCACGAATTCGAAGCTAAAAGATTCAACAGAAGAGCCTACTGTGCCTTATGCGTTGACCGTATTTGGGGCCTAGGTCGACAAGGGTTCAAGTGTTGTAAATGTAAACTTTTAGTTCATAAGAAATGCCACAAGCTTATTAAAATACCATGTGGGGTTGTGTCCGAAAGGTCATTTGAACCACACCCCAGGGATTCTGTGAGAGGATCTCCCATTCCACCCCGCAGGCGGGACATAGTCAATGGAGAAGTCAGTAGTGTCAATTCTGAGTCTGTTCAGAATAGTATTATAAAAGGGAAAGCACGTTTGCCAAGAGGGATCAATGAAAATGAGGTGTCTCAAGACATCGATCAAGCGTCAAAAGAATATGACCAGGAGCCTCATCAGTATACCTTAGATGATTTTGATCTGCTGAGAGTGATTGGGCGGGGCTCGTATGCCAAAGTTCTGATGGTAGAGTTACGATCGACCAAACGTGTGTATGcaatgaaagttataaaaaaggAGCTGGTAAGTGATGAAGAAGATATTGATTGGATCCAGACAGAAAAGCACGTCTTTGAAACTGCTTCTAATTATCCTTTTTTAGTTGGCTTGCATTCATGCTTCCAAACTCCCAGTCGATTATTTTTTGTCATAGAGTTTGTGCGTGGGGGTGATCTTATGTATCATATGCAAAGACAACGACGACTGCCAGAGGAACATGCTCGGTTCTATTCAGCAGAAATATCCTTGGCTCTCAACTACTTACATGAGCGTGGAATTATATATCGAGATTTGAAGTTGGATAATGTTTTGTTGGATCATGAAGGTCATATCAAGTTGACTGATTATGGAATGTGCAAGGAAGGAATAGCTCCTGGTGATACAACAAGTACGTTTTGTGGAACACCAAATTATATAGCACCAGAAATTCTGCGAGGTGAAGATTACGACTTCTGCGTTGATTGGTGGGCTCTAGGTGTTTTACTCTATGAAATGTTAGCTGGGCGTTCTCCATTTGATATTGTTGGGGCAGCTGAAAATCCAGATCAAAACACAGAAGATTTCTTGTTTCAAGTAATCCTTGAAAAGACCATTCGTATTCCACGTTCTATTTCTGTGAAAGCACAATCTGTTCTAAAagggtttttgaataaaaatcctGCTGAGCGTCTTGGATGCCATCCACAGTCTGGGTTCTCAGACATTACTTCTCATCCATTCTTTAAAAGCATTGATTGGAATCTTTTGGAAGGCAAGCAAGTGCCACCACCTTATAAGCCTAAGCTTGAGACTGATAGAGATTTGGAACATTTTGATCCACAATTTACTAGTGAACCAGTTGTTTTAACTCCGGATGatcaaaaagaaattgaaaaaatagatcAGTCTGAATTTGAAGGGTTTGAATATATTAATCCGTTATTAATGTCAATGGAAGATTGTGTTTAA
- the LOC129969410 gene encoding heme-binding protein 1-like, giving the protein MTFGRAFLYRLMTTLRHFGRRCRSNMILAFALALGALLVATSEGCERHGAKCPEYTVLQTHEDYEERRYPSLVWVSASGSGKSKSDVSRKLIKKLYSYLGGANSKGMNLDMMVPVRTKKVVHEGFNTYTMAIPLRPEQSHDPPQPEDVTVTVSREPEITYLVRSFGGFVRQETIWDDQAAALRVSLQSDAAAPFYYMSVYDSPWRETDRLNEVWLLKE; this is encoded by the exons ATGACCTTCGGAAGGGCATTTCTTTACCGGCTGATGACGACGCTCCGTCATTTCGGCCGACGCTGCAGATCCAATATGATTCTGGCTTTCGCACTCGCTCTTGGC GCTCTCCTCGTCGCGACAAGTGAGGGCTGCGAGAGACACGGAGCCAAGTGCCCCGAGTACACAGTGCTGCAAACACACGAG GACTACGAGGAAAGGCGGTATCCGTCACTCGTGTGGGTGAGCGCGTCTGGAAGTGGAAAGAGCAAATCCGATGTTTCcagaaaactcattaaaaaattgtacagCTATCTGGGTGGAGCCAACAGCAAAG GGATGAATCTGGACATGATGGTTCCCGTTCGCACGAAGAAAGTGGTTCACGAGGGTTTCAATACTTACACGATGGCCATCCCTTTGAGACCCGAGCAGAGCCATGACCCACCTCAGCCCGAAGATGTTACTGTCACTGTGTCCAGAGAACCCGAGATTACTTACTTGGTCAG GTCCTTCGGTGGATTCGTGCGTCAAGAAACCATTTGGGATGATCAAGCTGCTGCCCTGAGAGTTTCTCTTCAGAGCGATGCTGCTGCCCCTTTCTACTACATGTCCGTGTATGACAGTCCCTGGCGAGAGACAGACAGACTGAACGAGGTGTGGTTGTTGAAAGAATGA